The Argopecten irradians isolate NY chromosome 4, Ai_NY, whole genome shotgun sequence genome has a window encoding:
- the LOC138321721 gene encoding LOW QUALITY PROTEIN: sushi, von Willebrand factor type A, EGF and pentraxin domain-containing protein 1-like (The sequence of the model RefSeq protein was modified relative to this genomic sequence to represent the inferred CDS: deleted 1 base in 1 codon) codes for MRSYGPAECLVIVVMLSGVYAAFSDIKRRGNSFCSLTTFSNVEKIICELDGENKEVSVTNSVPSGTTCVVIQEGRDRNIKCKIGIWYDLKEGEEKIRVKRWGRIRIRIRVRVGRSQRYSPPPPPPPPPNKAPVITCPAINNEYITDPRMKSTVVTWNSATATDPENNPITITQTHGLRSGSTFTEGTHYFSYTARDSYGNADSCTKQFTVTVQRCTYKPTRPTNGGVSCEPYWDDLVLGSTCTFTCDQGYTLSGSAVRTCQSGNTFDGSPTVCSKITCPTLPVPENGQAICTDGNSYRSTCMTSCPTHQGYGTVAVLIQCRQDGTWSGTLQPCYDFQAPYFTECPSSPVHVHAERGQTSAVVTWSPLKATDNSGNVTIVRTMGAESGSVFTVGSHPVNYVARDYSGNQSPVSCSFTVVVEQLECDPKNDLFDDGLIQVDCPGTEYIYGVECNITCARNYDLIGNTSLTCERDGTTDKGTWDWGGGIQPECNDKCPELTPPLNGALTCYSATNYYCRQSCNANYGYPRGVTPGKLYICTTNQVWDPIAVDDCTGQKVPISNIIAGEMHYFVGNCNDASVQEDLKKKFVTVLEDMVATGWNNVCAPSGCSVNGVTVTCGSVTGRKKKRSTDYFITIGFTLESPWQDNLDLDANDDILLAVFPLLEDEAAKPNGSFVYGGLTPSPTIVHDPLPMITCRPHETPSYADGSPNCEGCATGKYFDTTVNDCVECPIGTYQDESHQITCKPCPSDMSTKETRRKNVTECFQVCNAGTYSSNGVIPCTSCTIGTYQSDKHSTECTNCSEGTTTVSRGATSSAACVGFDVIFASSGTNITFSSLTSSLNAFSMMIWLRCPTGNVIKPSVHLVNGMATEELLQVVDSHTLGFLGSPIQAELGSWTHVTVRWDEATGQAELLISGQHTASFTVTGNIVTAGTSVQISTGIGDIADCRMSGFWMTGTKRSDAEIQGDVQTCSPQSTNAIYNMDNFKGKEGIVMDIPSKCDAVDECASNPCGVHECENLLNTYNCTCIGGYTGRHCDIPPDFCLDNACQNGAVCQNQDWNYTCQCVGDYKGEFCEEITVHGQWTVWSDWSTCNASCNTGQQMRIRTCSSPPPGPDGNDCSGDDQEIRQCNSEQCPSCISIERLLLSVWKAVPDHCVSETDYTRCNLTCEAGYEFAPSNQPLEYYECGSNTSYNWNGKPPSCGRIYGGKSHTVRTSARYTAALTCGTSTDAALQAIAGNAQCRRNNTCDAFVTTDTCGKRRRRRTTGTTVDMSFVFDLENIGDLNLTAFIESNIISSELQTYLNILSESDDTADQINSTSEAFFSVVINGNTYSIDPDSVVIETHTACDNGSIDDDGGCVECPPGTRQDGTWCVFCDLGTYQSKPGQVICHQCPTGYTTEFVGMLHEGNCSITVLTTKIATSSATSTISATTTTTSGLSETAMILICLLSVLGILITILIGGALIYRPRKAVCPHPPPEFQSRTKLI; via the exons ATGCGTAGTTACGGTCCCGCTGAATGCTTGGTGATAGTTGTAATGCTATCGGGAGTGTATGCGGCCTTTTCTGACATCAAGCGTAGGGGAAAT AGCTTTTGCTCCTTAACAACTTTCAGCAATGTTGAAAAGATTATCTGTGAACTAGATGGGGAAAACAAAGAAGTCAGTGTGACCAATTCAGTCCCGTCTGGTACAACATGTGTTGTTATTCAGGAGGGCCGTGATCGGAACATAAAATGCAAAATAGGAATCTGGTATGACTTAAAAgaag GTGAAGAAAAGATAAGAGTGAAAAGGTGGGGTCGAATTCGAATTC GCATACGTGTACGTGTAGGGCGAAGCCAACGATACTCTCCTCCACCTCCACCTCCCCCTCCACCCAACAAAGCCCCTGTCATCACCTGTCCTGCCATCAATAATGAATATATCACAGACCCTAGAATGAAATCTACAGTCGTCACCTGGAACAGCGCTACAGCCACTGATCCTGAAAACAATCCAATAAC TATCACCCAAACCCATGGTTTACGAAGTGGGTCTACGTTTACTGAAGGTACTCATTACTTTAGCTACACGGCCAGGGATAGTTATGGCAACGCGGATTCATGTACAAAGCAATTCACAGTGACAG TTCAGCGTTGCACCTACAAGCCAACGAGACCAACTAACGGTGGCGTGTCATGTGAGCCGTACTGGGACGACCTTGTCCTCggcagtacatgtacatttacctGTGACCAAGGGTACACGTTATCAGGAAGTGCAGTGAGAACCTGTCAAAGTGGCAATACATTCGATGGAAGTCCAACAGTTTGTTCTA AAATCACATGCCCGACTCTCCCTGTACCCGAGAACGGACAGGCCATTTGTACTGACGGTAACTCCTACCGAAGCACGTGCATGACGTCATGTCCTACGCATCAGGGATATGGTACGGTGGCAGTTTTGATACAGTGTCGTCAAGATGGGACATGGTCAGGCACGCTACAGCCATGCTATG ATTTCCAAGCACCGTATTTCACCGAATGTCCATCAAGTCCAGTGCACGTGCACGCAGAAAGAGGTCAGACTTCAGCTGTGGTCACGTGGTCGCCTTTGAAAGCTACCGATAATTCTGGCAATGTGACCATTGTGAGAACCATGGGTGCCGAGTCAGGAAGCGTCTTTACCGTGGGATCTCATCCCGTAAACTATGTAGCGCGTGATTATTCAGGCAACCAGTCTCCAGTCAGCTGTTCCTTTACCGTAGTAGTGGAAC AACTGGAATGTGATCCT AAAAACGATCTATTTGATGACGGCTTGATACAAGTTGACTGCCCTGGAACAGAGTACATTTACGGTGTCGAATGCAATATAACATGTGCGAGGAACTACGATCTCATAGGTAATACAAGTCTTACCTGTGAACGGGATGGAACTACGGACAAGGGGACATGGGACTGGGGCGGCGGGATTCAGCCGGAATGTAACG ATAAATGTCCTGAACTCACTCCACCCTTGAATGGTGCATTGACATGCTACAGTGCCACCAACTACTACTGCCGACAGAGTTGTAATGCTAACTATGGATATCCAAGAGGTGTGACTCCCGGAAAATTATACATCTGTACAACGAACCAGGTGTGGGACCCTATCGCAGTAGACGATTGTACAG GTCAGAAGGTACCGATATCCAATATCATAGCGGGCGAAATGCACTACTTTGTTGGTAACTGTAACGATGCGTCTGTCCAAGAGGACCTGAAAAAGAAATTCGTAACAGTCCTCGAAGACATGGTCGCCACTGGATGGAATAACGTCTGTGCCCCATCTG GGTGTTCAGTTAACGGGGTCACCGTGACTTGCGGCTCCGTAACAGGTCGAAAGAAAAAGAGAAGCACTGACTATTTTATTACAATTGGGTTTACATTGGAATCTCCGTGGCAGGATAATCTTGACTTGGACGCCAATGACGATATTTTGTTAGCAGTTTTTCCTCTTTTAGAAGATGAGGCTGCCAAACCAAATGGTAGTTTCGTGTATGGCGGCCTCACACCTTCACCCACCATAGTGCATGATCCTTTGCCCATGATTACATGTCGGCCCCACGAGACCCCCTCGTATGCTGATGGATCTCCAAACTGTG AGGGTTGCGCCACAGGGAAGTACTTTGACACAACAGTAAACGACTGTGTGGAATGTCCAATAGGAACCTACCAGGATGAGAGTCACCAAATCACTTGTAAACCATGTCCATCTGACATGTCTACTAAAGAAACTAGGAGAAAGAATGTCACAGAGTGTTTCC AGGTTTGTAATGCTGGTACCTACTCCAGCAATGGCGTGATTCCCTGTACCAGCTGTACCATTGGTACCTACCAGTCTGACAAACATAGTACAGAATGTACGAATTGCAGTGAGGGTACGACAACCGTCAGTCGAGGGGCAACTTCATCTGCCGCATGTGTCG GGTTTGACGTTATATTTGCGTCATCTGGAACAAACATTACCTTCTCAAGTTTAACTTCGTCGCTAAATGCATTCTCGATGATGATCTGGCTTAGATGCCCCACAGGAAATGTGATAAAGCCTAGTGTTCATCTTGTAAACGGTATGGCTACAGAGGAACTGCTTCAGGTAGTCGACTCGCATACACTGGGATTTTTAGG GTCGCCAATCCAAGCGGAACTTGGTAGTTGGACACACGTCACCGTCCGATGGGATGAAGCGACTGGACAAGCTGAGCTGCTCATCAGTGGCCAACATACTGCATCTTTTACAGTAACGGGAAATATAGTAACGGCGGGCACAAGTGTCCAAATATCGACGGGAATTGGCGATATTGCTG ATTGCAGAATGTCAGGATTTTGGATGACTGGTACGAAAAGATCAGATGCTGAAATACAAGGAGATGTACAAACGTGTTCGCCACAGTCTACTAACGCTATTTACAACATGGACAACTTTAAAGGCAAAGAGGGAATAGTTATGGATATTCCGTCAAAATGTGATG CTGTTGATGAATGCGCCAGTAACCCGTGTGGGGTCCATGAATGTGAAAACCTTTTGAACACGTACAACTGTACCTGTATTGGTGGATATACAGGCAGACACTGTGACATCCCACCCGACTTCTGTCTCGACAATGCTTGTCAAAATGGAGCTGTTTGTCAAAATCAAGACTGGAATTATACGTGTCAGTGTGTAGGCGACTACAAAGGGGAATTTTGTGAGGAGATCACTG TGCACGGTCAGTGGACGGTATGGAGTGACTGGTCTACATGTAACGCTTCCTGTAATACCGGTCAACAAATGAGAATCCGCACCTGTTCTAGTCCTCCACCGGGGCCAGATGGCAACGACTGTAGCGGAGATGACCAAGAGATCAGGCAATGTAACTCTGAGCAATGTCCTT CGTGTATTTCCATCGAACGGTTGCTTCTGTCGGTATGGAAAGCCGTCCCGGATCACTGTGTGTCTGAGACGGATTACACCCGGTGTAATTTGACATGTGAAGCAGGGTATGAGTTCGCTCCCTCTAATCAGCCATTGGAGTATTATGAGTGTGGGAGCAACACGTCATATAATTGGAATGGGAAACCTCCGAGTTGTGGAC GCATTTATGGAGGGAAAAGTCATACAGTAAGAACATCAGCGAGATATACGGCTGCGTTAACTTGCGGCACATCCACTGATGCTGCTCTGCAGGCAATAGCAGGGAACGCTCAGTGTCGGCGCAATAACACATGTGACGCTTTTGTGACGACAGACACCTGTGGTAAAAGACGACGTCGACGCACGACCGGGACGACGGTCGATATGTCGTTCGTCTTCGATCTAGAAAATATTGGAGACCTGAACTTGACAGCCTTCATTGAGTCCAATATTA TAAGTTCAGAGCTACAGACCTACCTTAACATACTGAGTGAATCTGATGATACTGCAGACCAAATCAACAGTACTTCCGAGGCTTTCTTCAGTGTCGTCATCAACggcaacacatactctatagaCCCAGATAGTGTTGTTATCGAGACTCATACAGCCTGTGACAATGGCAGCATAGACGATGATGGAGGATGTG TGGAATGTCCACCCGGTACCAGGCAGGATGGGAcatggtgtgtgttttgtgacCTTGGAACCTACCAGAGCAAGCCTGGTCAAGTGATATGTCATCAGTGCCCGACCGGGTACACCACAGAGTTCGTGGGGATGCTGCACGAGGGAAACTGTTCTA TAACTGTTTTGACAACGAAAATCGCCACTTCATCAGCCACATCGACTATCTCAGCAACAACTACGACAACATCAG